A stretch of Chitinophaga caeni DNA encodes these proteins:
- a CDS encoding T9SS type B sorting domain-containing protein — protein MKSLRQYTCAILLVLATISFLVAYTHPAKRSLLWAPAPFSYSTTCLGDTVFFRIDADTSLIDSVRWTFGDPASGLFDTSYSKEKPWHIYTNPQVYTVQLITYSNNIADTSTQFIRAVTPTPSPFGEDTTLCVDSTLVLYAPNIPGASFMWQDSTMLDSLIVDTTGTYKLTVDGCQIKDSINVFYTPMPSIELGQDLVLCTGEVIMLDATAQNTEYLWSTGETSPTITASATGQYWVEANAKGCGIFRDTINVQITGPEHPFSAGTDSLLCAGETIVLNASDPAATGYRWSTGARTPSINVSSRGDYWVFVNINNICEVVDTVSINYNSLGVVDLGNDTTICTGEFLVLTADYGTGQYTWQDGSTQATFYVDSAGTYYVHAQIGRCESTDSINVMYNDTLRVNLGPDSTICSSDIFYLQPNGAGLDYKWQDSSSVPQFLVTQPGIYAIVAQNVCGRATDSIMIQIEDCGCEVYFPSAFSPNGDGINDFFRPRVRCSLGEYRLSIFDRWGNLFFYTSQAGIGWNGKFKNDDAPIGTYTFMVQYTDDITQKVYQKSGSITLIR, from the coding sequence ATGAAAAGCCTTCGCCAATATACATGCGCTATCTTATTAGTATTAGCCACTATTTCTTTCCTGGTAGCCTATACGCATCCCGCAAAGAGATCACTACTTTGGGCGCCTGCCCCGTTTTCATACAGCACAACCTGCCTCGGCGATACGGTATTCTTCAGGATCGATGCCGATACCAGTTTAATAGACTCGGTAAGATGGACTTTTGGAGATCCCGCTTCAGGGTTATTCGACACTTCGTATAGCAAGGAAAAGCCTTGGCATATTTATACGAACCCCCAAGTTTACACTGTTCAACTAATAACTTATTCAAATAATATTGCCGACACAAGTACACAGTTCATCAGGGCGGTAACACCGACCCCATCCCCCTTCGGGGAAGATACTACGCTCTGCGTAGATTCAACGCTGGTATTGTACGCCCCTAACATTCCCGGCGCTAGCTTTATGTGGCAGGATAGTACGATGCTAGATTCACTTATTGTTGATACAACCGGGACCTATAAACTAACTGTTGACGGCTGCCAAATAAAAGATAGTATCAATGTTTTTTACACCCCGATGCCGAGTATCGAACTAGGGCAAGACCTGGTATTGTGCACAGGGGAAGTTATCATGTTGGACGCCACCGCTCAGAATACGGAATATTTATGGAGTACCGGGGAAACATCCCCTACAATTACCGCTTCCGCTACAGGACAATATTGGGTTGAAGCTAATGCTAAAGGTTGCGGAATTTTCAGGGACACGATAAATGTACAGATTACGGGACCAGAGCACCCTTTTTCAGCAGGAACGGATTCTTTACTCTGTGCAGGCGAAACGATTGTTCTGAACGCCAGCGATCCGGCTGCCACGGGGTACCGTTGGAGTACCGGGGCGAGAACACCGAGTATAAACGTTAGCAGCCGCGGTGATTACTGGGTATTTGTTAACATTAATAATATTTGCGAGGTTGTAGATACCGTGAGTATCAACTATAATTCATTGGGCGTAGTTGACCTGGGAAATGACACTACTATATGCACCGGTGAGTTCCTGGTTCTAACTGCGGATTATGGCACGGGGCAATATACTTGGCAAGACGGCTCAACGCAAGCTACGTTTTACGTGGATTCTGCCGGGACCTACTATGTTCATGCGCAAATCGGCCGATGCGAAAGCACGGATTCGATCAACGTGATGTATAACGATACCTTGCGCGTTAACCTGGGACCAGACAGCACGATATGCAGCAGTGATATTTTTTACCTTCAGCCTAATGGCGCCGGATTAGATTATAAATGGCAAGACAGTTCCTCCGTTCCGCAATTCCTGGTTACGCAACCCGGCATTTATGCCATTGTTGCGCAAAACGTTTGCGGCAGGGCAACAGATTCCATCATGATACAAATTGAAGACTGTGGCTGCGAAGTATATTTCCCCTCGGCATTCTCACCCAACGGCGATGGCATAAATGATTTTTTCAGACCGAGGGTAAGATGCAGCCTGGGCGAATACAGGTTAAGCATCTTTGACCGCTGGGGTAATTTATTTTTCTATACTAGTCAAGCCGGCATCGGTTGGAATGGAAAATTCAAAAATGATGACGCACCCATCGGCACTTACACCTTCATGGTACAATATACTGACGACATCACTCAAAAAGTATATCAAAAATCCGGCAGCATCACCCTCATCCGCTAA
- a CDS encoding RluA family pseudouridine synthase has protein sequence MNEELLDLDDELENGDGSEELFERINMTVDKGQEPLRIDKFLMQRIEGATRNKIQQAIENGHVLVNDKAVKSNYKIKPSDKIIVFSSKNPENNEVLPENIPLSIVYEDDDLMVIDKPAGMVVHPGCGNYSGTLVNGLAYYLAEDKDNLTEPVLTRMGLVHRIDKNTSGLLVIGKNEQTLNLLAKQFADHTVQRRYVALAWGDFEEEEGTITGHVGRHQRFRKIMDVYPEGDYGKEAITHYKVLERFNYVTLIECRLETGRTHQIRVHMQHVGHSLFNDDTYGGNRIVKGTVFAKYKQFVDNCFEIMPRHALHARTLGFVHPTTGKEMHFESPMPEDFSSVIEKWRRYMGWRNGEES, from the coding sequence ATGAACGAAGAATTGCTGGATTTGGATGACGAACTGGAGAATGGCGATGGCAGTGAGGAACTGTTTGAGCGGATCAATATGACGGTAGATAAAGGTCAAGAACCTTTACGTATCGATAAATTCCTCATGCAACGTATTGAAGGTGCGACCCGCAATAAAATCCAGCAAGCCATCGAAAATGGCCATGTACTCGTGAATGACAAAGCTGTCAAATCAAATTATAAAATAAAGCCATCCGATAAAATCATCGTTTTTTCAAGTAAAAATCCTGAGAATAACGAGGTTTTACCTGAAAATATACCCTTGAGCATCGTTTATGAAGATGATGACCTGATGGTAATCGATAAACCCGCCGGGATGGTAGTTCATCCGGGTTGTGGTAACTATTCGGGAACGCTGGTAAACGGTTTGGCTTATTACCTGGCAGAAGATAAAGACAACCTTACCGAGCCGGTATTAACACGTATGGGATTGGTGCACCGGATCGACAAAAATACAAGCGGCTTGCTCGTTATCGGTAAAAATGAACAAACCCTGAACCTACTCGCCAAGCAATTTGCGGATCATACCGTGCAAAGACGCTATGTAGCCCTTGCCTGGGGCGACTTCGAAGAAGAGGAAGGCACCATTACCGGGCATGTTGGGCGTCACCAGCGCTTCCGCAAAATCATGGATGTTTACCCCGAAGGCGATTACGGGAAGGAAGCAATCACCCACTACAAGGTTTTAGAGCGGTTTAACTACGTTACCTTGATCGAATGCCGGCTGGAAACCGGTAGAACACATCAAATCAGGGTGCATATGCAGCACGTGGGACATTCATTATTCAATGATGATACTTACGGTGGTAACCGCATCGTGAAAGGAACCGTTTTTGCTAAGTACAAGCAATTTGTAGATAATTGCTTCGAAATCATGCCCAGGCATGCACTTCATGCCAGGACGCTCGGGTTTGTTCACCCAACCACCGGCAAAGAAATGCACTTCGAAAGCCCGATGCCTGAAGATTTCAGCTCGGTCATCGAAAAATGGCGCCGCTATATGGGCTGGAGAAACGGGGAAGAATCATAA
- the lipB gene encoding lipoyl(octanoyl) transferase LipB, which translates to MKQPEVQQVWLKDLGKIDYQDAWDLQEQLLQQNLAVKKQVRDAGEGNHTGLNTRHHLLFCEHSPVYTLGKSGHLENLLINNQQLQERGIQFVHTNRGGDITFHGEGQIVGYPILDLEQFYTDIGKYLRNIEEVIIKVLAHYNIKGDRSKGETGVWLDPHDPAKARKICAMGVRCSRWVTMHGFALNVNTDMNYFNYIVPCGIVDKKVTSLEQELGRSVDMDEVKGLIREAFQQVFEVQVKDEMPMG; encoded by the coding sequence ATGAAACAACCGGAAGTGCAACAAGTGTGGTTGAAAGATCTTGGGAAGATTGATTACCAGGATGCTTGGGATCTGCAAGAACAGTTATTACAGCAAAACCTCGCGGTTAAGAAACAGGTTCGTGATGCCGGCGAGGGGAATCACACCGGTTTAAATACGCGGCACCACCTGCTTTTCTGCGAACATTCCCCCGTTTATACCCTTGGTAAAAGCGGCCATTTGGAAAACTTATTGATCAATAACCAGCAATTGCAGGAAAGGGGGATTCAATTTGTTCATACGAACCGCGGTGGTGATATCACCTTCCACGGCGAAGGACAAATTGTTGGCTATCCCATCTTGGATTTAGAACAATTTTATACTGATATCGGTAAATATCTGCGGAATATCGAGGAGGTTATTATCAAGGTATTGGCGCATTACAATATTAAGGGAGACCGTTCGAAGGGCGAAACGGGTGTTTGGCTTGATCCTCATGACCCGGCCAAAGCCCGGAAAATTTGCGCGATGGGCGTTCGTTGCAGCCGCTGGGTAACGATGCATGGCTTTGCATTGAATGTAAATACGGATATGAACTATTTTAACTATATCGTTCCTTGCGGCATCGTTGATAAGAAAGTAACTTCCCTGGAACAAGAGCTTGGTCGCAGCGTGGATATGGACGAAGTAAAGGGGCTGATCCGGGAAGCTTTCCAACAAGTATTTGAGGTGCAGGTAAAGGATGAAATGCCCATGGGATAA
- a CDS encoding 1-aminocyclopropane-1-carboxylate deaminase/D-cysteine desulfhydrase, with translation MKLNNSIPVQYFNTAWLPGSIRAAMLRLDLIHPAIQGNKWFKLKHHLALFQQGNYQQLITFGGAYSNHIAATAAACREMGIPTAGIIRGEEPKTWSHTLQEARQAGMQLHFIDRHRYREKMHIDWLEQFPNSYIVPEGGHHPLGAAGCEEILSIEQLDNFSHITCPVGTGTTLAGLINASLPGQYTWGYSALKNAVSLDNDVKSLLKVPSRGNWQIFHGVSQGGYGKTNHELFQFMNDFYTETGIPTDMIYTGKMLMAIRDQAMSGLFPAGSSVLIIHTGGLQGNRSLPGGSLIF, from the coding sequence ATGAAGTTAAATAATTCCATACCGGTACAATATTTCAACACAGCATGGCTGCCAGGTTCCATCCGGGCAGCCATGCTGCGTTTAGATCTTATTCACCCGGCCATACAGGGAAATAAATGGTTCAAGCTCAAGCATCACCTGGCACTTTTCCAGCAGGGGAATTATCAGCAACTAATCACTTTCGGCGGTGCGTATTCCAACCATATTGCCGCGACGGCAGCTGCTTGCAGGGAAATGGGCATCCCTACTGCCGGCATCATCCGCGGGGAAGAGCCAAAGACCTGGAGCCACACCTTGCAAGAAGCCCGTCAAGCAGGTATGCAATTACATTTTATCGATAGACATCGTTACAGGGAAAAAATGCATATCGATTGGCTGGAACAATTTCCAAACAGTTATATCGTTCCAGAAGGAGGGCATCACCCCCTGGGGGCGGCAGGCTGCGAAGAAATCTTGTCAATAGAACAACTGGATAACTTCAGCCACATCACCTGCCCCGTAGGTACCGGCACCACCTTGGCCGGGCTGATCAACGCTTCGCTGCCCGGGCAATATACCTGGGGGTATTCCGCTTTAAAAAATGCGGTAAGTTTAGACAATGATGTAAAAAGTTTGTTAAAAGTACCCAGCCGGGGAAATTGGCAGATATTTCACGGTGTAAGTCAAGGTGGTTACGGGAAAACAAACCATGAATTATTTCAATTTATGAATGATTTTTATACGGAAACCGGTATCCCGACGGATATGATTTACACTGGAAAAATGTTGATGGCTATCCGTGATCAAGCCATGAGCGGACTTTTCCCTGCGGGATCAAGTGTATTAATCATACATACCGGCGGCTTACAGGGAAACCGATCCTTACCCGGCGGCAGTTTAATCTTTTAA
- a CDS encoding family 20 glycosylhydrolase — MKKLVLFTLSTLLCVSAFSQRKRYYKKRPTPQVASAPILPEPAEMKVLPGSFTLTPLIKVYTQGEAAEKTLELLNLFLDENYGFRLENKAASANETHSIALIEDDSYPEPEGYQLTIANNKILIKGQGAGLFYGLQTFNRLLPLEHIQKLVIRNVQINDKPRFAYRGLMLDVCRHFMPMTYVKKYIDIMSQYKFNRFHFHLTDDQGWRVEIKKYPRLQSIASSRKETLVGRLGQSSQYDGKEHAGYYTQAELRDLVKYAEDRHVTIIPEIEMPGHALAALAAYPYLGCTGGPYEVGEKWGVFKDVYCAGNDSVFLFLQDVLDEVIQIFPGKYIHIGGDECPKDRWKECPKCQKRIKDLHLKNEHDLQSYFITRMEKYLNSKGRQIIGWDEILEGGLAPNATVMSWRGEQGGIEAAKQKHDVIMTPNQYLYLDYYQGDPATEPYLNIGGNLPLSKVYNYEPLPAELTAEEKKYIKGVQANVWTEYIPNGTVADYMTYPRALAVAEIAWSPAAKKDYGEFLKKLENALFRLDQHYVNFRVPEPVGLEDVVTTQNAVRVSLKPPVKSSIIRYTLDGSEPTNSSPLYTAPFNIQLPDGSTKTLKCVVMLPSGRKSKVFTATYTHKSYLAATPAVPKGQGLSYKTVNQRLDIKSPIPSANAQSGIANDIDINKFSVNSPFTVEYSGYLQIPADGLYECSLSSDDGSVMYIGDELVVDNDGEHGAVLKKSSIPLRKGYHKFVIRYFDLGGGKSLQAKIGIQGKTALGLSKMVFHD, encoded by the coding sequence ATGAAAAAATTAGTTTTATTCACATTATCCACGTTGCTATGCGTTAGTGCATTTTCGCAAAGGAAAAGATATTACAAGAAAAGACCGACGCCCCAGGTGGCTTCGGCTCCTATATTGCCTGAACCGGCTGAAATGAAAGTGTTACCCGGTAGTTTCACCTTGACGCCGCTCATTAAAGTGTACACGCAAGGAGAAGCCGCCGAAAAAACCTTGGAACTATTAAATCTCTTCCTGGATGAGAATTATGGATTCCGCTTGGAAAACAAGGCAGCTTCCGCCAATGAAACGCATTCTATTGCTTTGATTGAAGATGATTCCTACCCGGAACCGGAAGGTTATCAATTGACAATTGCTAATAATAAAATATTAATCAAAGGACAAGGGGCGGGTTTGTTCTATGGACTGCAAACTTTCAATCGCTTGTTACCCTTGGAACATATCCAGAAATTGGTGATCCGCAACGTGCAGATCAATGATAAGCCAAGGTTTGCGTACCGCGGTTTGATGCTCGACGTGTGCAGGCATTTTATGCCGATGACCTACGTGAAGAAGTATATCGATATCATGTCGCAATACAAGTTCAACCGTTTTCATTTCCATTTGACCGATGACCAGGGTTGGAGGGTAGAAATAAAAAAATACCCCAGGTTGCAAAGCATCGCTTCATCTAGGAAAGAAACCTTGGTTGGGCGCTTGGGACAAAGCAGCCAATATGATGGGAAAGAACATGCCGGATATTACACGCAGGCAGAATTGAGAGACCTCGTAAAATATGCAGAAGATAGACATGTTACCATTATTCCGGAAATCGAGATGCCGGGTCATGCATTGGCGGCATTGGCTGCTTATCCATATTTAGGTTGCACCGGTGGGCCTTACGAAGTGGGCGAAAAATGGGGTGTATTCAAAGATGTTTATTGTGCCGGGAATGATTCCGTATTCTTATTTCTTCAAGATGTACTCGATGAAGTTATTCAAATCTTCCCCGGCAAATATATCCATATCGGGGGCGATGAATGCCCCAAGGATCGTTGGAAAGAATGCCCCAAATGTCAAAAACGTATCAAGGATTTACATCTTAAAAATGAACATGACCTGCAAAGTTATTTCATCACCCGGATGGAGAAATATTTAAATAGTAAAGGTCGTCAAATCATTGGCTGGGATGAGATACTCGAAGGCGGACTGGCTCCAAACGCAACCGTGATGAGCTGGAGGGGAGAACAGGGCGGCATCGAAGCAGCCAAACAGAAACATGATGTCATCATGACGCCCAACCAATATTTATACCTCGATTATTACCAGGGCGACCCGGCTACGGAACCGTATTTAAATATCGGGGGCAACCTGCCTTTAAGCAAAGTATATAACTATGAACCGCTGCCGGCAGAACTGACCGCGGAAGAGAAAAAATATATCAAGGGAGTTCAAGCCAATGTTTGGACGGAATATATTCCGAATGGTACCGTGGCTGATTATATGACTTACCCGAGGGCCCTGGCTGTTGCTGAAATTGCCTGGTCTCCCGCCGCCAAAAAAGATTACGGTGAATTCCTGAAAAAGCTGGAAAATGCCTTGTTCCGCCTGGATCAGCATTACGTGAACTTCCGCGTGCCGGAACCCGTTGGCTTAGAGGATGTTGTTACCACGCAAAATGCTGTTCGCGTGAGCTTAAAGCCACCTGTTAAAAGTTCCATTATCCGTTATACACTCGATGGTAGCGAACCTACCAATAGCAGTCCCTTATATACGGCTCCTTTTAATATCCAGCTTCCCGATGGCAGTACCAAAACCTTGAAGTGCGTGGTTATGCTGCCTTCCGGAAGGAAAAGTAAGGTATTCACAGCTACTTATACCCACAAATCTTACCTGGCGGCAACTCCAGCAGTTCCTAAAGGACAGGGATTATCGTATAAAACGGTTAATCAAAGGCTTGATATTAAGTCCCCTATCCCTTCAGCAAATGCTCAAAGCGGTATCGCTAACGATATTGATATAAATAAATTCAGTGTAAACAGCCCTTTCACCGTTGAATATTCAGGTTACCTGCAAATTCCAGCGGATGGACTATACGAATGTAGCCTTAGCAGCGATGATGGCTCTGTAATGTATATCGGTGACGAACTCGTGGTTGATAACGATGGAGAACACGGCGCAGTATTAAAAAAATCAAGCATCCCTTTAAGGAAAGGCTACCATAAATTCGTGATACGCTATTTCGATCTCGGGGGCGGGAAATCGCTCCAAGCCAAAATAGGCATTCAAGGGAAAACCGCCTTGGGTCTATCCAAGATGGTTTTTCACGATTAA
- a CDS encoding alpha-L-fucosidase — MKRIFVLGCLLMCALMHANSQQKTDPKEIEAKMQWFADAKLGIFIHYGIYAVNGIDESWSFHNKKISYPDYMKQLDGFTASHYDPEAWAELIRESGARYAVITTKHHDGVALWNTKLSDLNTVKKTPAKRDLVTPLFKALRKNNIKAGAYFSLLDWSRDDYPGFLKDSSRYKIKEQPDRWKHFQNFLMGQLSELSTQFNPDLWWFDGDWEHSAEEWNAQGIRQLLTKNNPNTIINGRLQGYGDYDTPEQNFPVVRPHFHWWELCMTINNNWGYQPQDTNWKTPYEIITIFADAISNGGNMLLDIGPMQDGTIPPQQVHVLKELGKWNKKHAEAIFGTVAGLPQGHFYGPSTLSKDSTSLYLFLAGNVSGPVMIKGLDNKIEDITVLGGSNRHLSHKIVGKISWSPVPGLVYINVPKDVQDEYMTVLKVKLDKPVKLYRGKGGLNG; from the coding sequence ATGAAAAGAATATTCGTATTAGGATGCCTACTCATGTGTGCCCTGATGCATGCCAATAGCCAACAAAAGACGGATCCGAAGGAAATCGAAGCCAAAATGCAATGGTTTGCCGATGCCAAATTGGGAATTTTTATCCATTATGGTATTTACGCCGTCAACGGGATCGATGAATCCTGGAGTTTTCATAACAAGAAAATCAGCTACCCCGATTATATGAAACAACTGGATGGGTTCACCGCTTCGCATTACGATCCCGAAGCATGGGCCGAGCTCATCCGCGAATCCGGCGCCAGGTACGCCGTTATTACTACCAAGCATCACGATGGTGTGGCTCTCTGGAATACGAAGCTTTCCGATTTAAATACAGTGAAGAAAACCCCGGCCAAAAGGGACCTGGTTACTCCATTATTCAAGGCTTTACGTAAAAACAATATCAAGGCCGGCGCTTATTTCTCCTTATTAGACTGGAGCCGTGATGATTATCCCGGGTTCCTGAAAGATAGTAGCCGCTATAAAATTAAAGAGCAACCCGATCGTTGGAAACATTTCCAAAACTTCCTAATGGGGCAATTATCTGAGCTGTCTACTCAATTCAACCCGGACCTGTGGTGGTTTGACGGGGATTGGGAACACAGCGCGGAAGAATGGAACGCGCAAGGCATCCGCCAACTTTTAACTAAAAACAATCCGAATACTATTATTAACGGCCGCTTGCAAGGTTATGGTGATTACGATACGCCGGAGCAAAACTTCCCGGTGGTCAGGCCGCATTTCCATTGGTGGGAATTATGTATGACGATTAATAATAACTGGGGATACCAACCGCAGGATACAAACTGGAAAACACCTTATGAAATCATCACTATTTTCGCAGATGCGATCAGCAACGGCGGAAATATGCTACTGGATATAGGCCCGATGCAAGATGGTACAATTCCACCGCAACAGGTGCACGTATTAAAAGAGCTGGGCAAATGGAACAAAAAACATGCAGAGGCCATTTTCGGTACGGTAGCAGGTCTGCCGCAAGGTCATTTTTACGGCCCCAGCACCTTGTCCAAAGATTCTACGAGTTTATACCTGTTCCTTGCTGGCAACGTGAGCGGCCCGGTCATGATCAAGGGGTTGGATAACAAGATTGAAGATATTACGGTGCTCGGGGGAAGCAACCGCCACCTGTCGCATAAAATCGTTGGTAAAATATCTTGGAGTCCTGTACCCGGTCTCGTTTATATTAATGTGCCGAAAGATGTCCAGGATGAATATATGACCGTACTTAAAGTGAAGCTGGACAAACCGGTTAAATTATACCGGGGTAAAGGTGGACTTAACGGCTAA
- a CDS encoding sugar phosphate nucleotidyltransferase yields MQPTLLILAAGMASRYGSLKQIQQFGPSGETIIDYSIYDAIRSGFGKIVFIIRENFAQEFKDIFEPKLKGKVETAYVYQEMDAFIGDHQIPADRTKPWGTAHAVLCAKDAIDTPFAVINADDFYGRDAFEKMATFLKEKCNPETYSVVGYQLGKTVSTYGSVSRGVCQVDAAGNLASIVERTKITLTGGKIEFEDADGSKQELSADTPVSMNFWGFDPSVFEVSEKMFDAFLSENISKPKSEFFIPIVVDQYISGKQGVVNVIPTSSQWFGVTYKEDAPGVQQSLTALVNKGEYPDNLWK; encoded by the coding sequence ATGCAACCAACGTTATTGATTTTAGCCGCCGGAATGGCAAGTCGTTACGGCAGTTTGAAGCAAATTCAACAGTTTGGCCCAAGTGGTGAAACCATTATCGATTACTCTATTTATGATGCCATCAGGAGTGGTTTCGGAAAAATCGTTTTTATTATCCGTGAAAACTTTGCCCAGGAGTTCAAAGATATCTTCGAACCCAAGCTGAAGGGTAAAGTAGAAACGGCTTATGTATATCAAGAGATGGATGCTTTCATCGGTGATCATCAAATTCCTGCCGACAGGACCAAGCCATGGGGTACTGCCCATGCCGTATTATGTGCGAAGGATGCGATTGACACGCCGTTTGCGGTAATTAACGCGGATGATTTCTACGGTAGGGATGCTTTTGAAAAGATGGCTACTTTCCTGAAAGAGAAATGCAACCCTGAAACATACAGCGTGGTAGGTTATCAACTGGGTAAAACGGTGAGTACTTACGGATCTGTATCCCGCGGCGTTTGCCAGGTAGATGCTGCCGGTAACTTGGCTTCCATCGTGGAGCGCACTAAAATCACCTTGACCGGTGGCAAAATCGAGTTCGAAGATGCCGATGGTTCCAAGCAAGAATTATCTGCCGATACCCCGGTATCCATGAATTTCTGGGGATTCGACCCTTCTGTATTTGAAGTTTCAGAAAAAATGTTCGATGCTTTCTTAAGCGAAAATATCAGCAAACCGAAATCAGAATTCTTTATCCCGATCGTTGTAGATCAATATATCTCCGGCAAACAGGGCGTTGTAAACGTGATCCCGACCAGCTCACAATGGTTCGGTGTAACTTACAAGGAAGATGCTCCAGGGGTGCAGCAGTCATTAACAGCATTAGTAAATAAAGGAGAATACCCGGATAATCTTTGGAAGTAA
- a CDS encoding phosphotransferase enzyme family protein — protein MLNSAIIAAFGLDAANFETKKFGSGHINNTFLLTGKHDDAKYVLQRINTNVFKEPWVIATNQRMAADYLAAKDPEYLFITPIPTTSGKELFEFEGEYWRLIPFIANSITVDQADNTTQAYEAAKQFGKLARLLDGIDMRPFKATIPNFHNLTLRYAAFQDAIPAAKEERRNAAEELIRSFLDYSDIAITFEKLKTHRDFKDRVMHHDTKINNVLLDKDTFKGVCVCDLDTLMPGKIISDLGDMVRTYVCPVSEEERDFSLITVRDEYFEALMKGYLEEVGATLSQIEKDHLFYAGKFMIYMQGIRFLTDYLNGDIYYPIKYAEHNYDRAKNQLTLLQALVAKEGKLQSIIDKYLS, from the coding sequence ATGTTGAATAGCGCCATTATAGCCGCATTTGGATTAGATGCGGCCAATTTTGAAACTAAGAAATTTGGATCGGGACATATTAACAACACGTTTTTACTCACCGGTAAACATGATGATGCGAAATATGTACTACAGAGAATTAACACCAACGTATTTAAAGAACCCTGGGTGATTGCCACGAACCAGCGCATGGCAGCAGATTATCTCGCTGCCAAAGACCCGGAGTATTTATTTATTACCCCCATCCCGACAACTTCCGGCAAGGAACTGTTTGAATTCGAGGGTGAATACTGGCGTTTAATTCCTTTTATAGCCAATTCTATTACGGTAGATCAAGCCGACAATACAACCCAGGCTTACGAAGCAGCCAAGCAATTCGGTAAATTGGCCCGCTTGCTGGACGGTATCGATATGCGACCGTTCAAAGCAACGATCCCCAATTTCCATAACCTGACCCTTCGCTATGCCGCTTTCCAAGATGCCATCCCGGCAGCCAAGGAAGAACGCCGCAATGCAGCGGAAGAGCTCATTCGAAGCTTCCTGGATTACAGCGATATCGCGATCACTTTCGAGAAATTAAAGACGCACCGCGATTTCAAAGACAGGGTAATGCATCATGATACCAAGATCAATAACGTGTTACTGGATAAGGATACTTTCAAAGGTGTATGCGTTTGCGACCTGGATACCTTGATGCCGGGTAAAATCATCTCCGATCTCGGTGATATGGTGAGAACTTACGTTTGCCCCGTTTCCGAGGAAGAGCGTGATTTTAGCCTGATTACCGTTCGCGATGAGTATTTCGAAGCATTGATGAAAGGTTACCTGGAAGAAGTAGGAGCAACATTAAGCCAAATTGAAAAAGATCACCTTTTCTATGCCGGTAAGTTCATGATTTATATGCAGGGTATCCGCTTCCTGACCGATTACCTCAACGGGGATATTTATTACCCGATTAAATATGCCGAACATAATTACGATAGGGCCAAGAACCAATTGACTTTGTTGCAAGCCTTGGTAGCAAAAGAAGGAAAATTGCAATCTATTATAGATAAATACTTATCGTAA
- a CDS encoding GNAT family N-acetyltransferase, with protein MYIRKATQRDLGAIISLCQETILKVNIKDYSAEQVKIWSESTGDEQKMANRIGKQFFFVAEGDNELIGVASIDMKGCIDLMYTACHHQGESVATQLLEKLIGIAKKLALKSVTADVSLTAKGFFEKNEFKILQEQEVKLNGMTYRNLKMEKLI; from the coding sequence ATGTATATACGTAAAGCCACGCAACGCGACCTTGGCGCTATCATTTCCCTATGCCAGGAAACAATTTTAAAGGTGAATATTAAAGATTATTCAGCGGAACAAGTTAAAATTTGGAGCGAATCAACCGGGGATGAACAGAAAATGGCGAACCGTATCGGGAAGCAATTTTTCTTCGTTGCCGAAGGGGATAACGAGTTAATTGGTGTAGCAAGTATTGATATGAAGGGTTGTATCGATTTGATGTATACCGCTTGTCATCATCAAGGTGAATCCGTGGCTACACAGTTATTGGAAAAGTTGATCGGGATAGCTAAAAAACTGGCGCTTAAATCTGTTACGGCTGATGTAAGCCTTACTGCCAAAGGTTTTTTTGAAAAAAATGAATTCAAAATTTTGCAAGAGCAGGAAGTGAAATTAAACGGTATGACGTATAGAAATTTGAAAATGGAGAAATTAATTTAA